In a single window of the Streptomyces cinnabarinus genome:
- a CDS encoding GDSL-type esterase/lipase family protein, protein MQGEGSNGQPGAKYYQLREYLRRAPIVLVQEAGSGPPNSFVEVDGTRRDPIDMQTRDGDTYRFALWMPETERRQRGPYSCYWLQTDTVGGTGQGGRVNIMIVTRNAPDEVRVVRNPVQAGRAALGVRFGSSWYFSFHGLSSNRNGGEGGGDSAAMIEAIDNAVDRWGTQSGRIYEWTVGGDFNVSPTTLRARLDRRDNADADDDLTYPAYIYNTAGPTQVSGGNLDYFVSSERIVGHDTYLYPRIQSDHNPIQIGNDQLPPPPPAIFPSRVSTAGDSIPTGQNSSNGAGYRSWVYDGTSTLSGIYRRDVDMVGTERSGDMPDPDHDGHPGWRIDEVAKILDCSIPAHRPNLTLLMAGTNDLNQNWAIEAAPERLGSLVDQILADAPETTVLVSELVPSTKEGMQEKIDRFNAELPQVIEQRRAAGKHVMLVSMGELTVNDVDGSHPNDAGYKKMGEEFLTAIYYVEDQGWLKEPVQGTGQKCDPDTAAGPGWNPLGVLTTGMPTPEGDTDLVELNGDDRADYVKVGLNGTVRYALNMPGEPGRPNWVELNPHYDPLGTGTMKWADMNGDGRDDRLIIDHSKYRIEYRINTGVIDGEVKWSTLAYVPMGPWLADTSIKTASMRFADIDGDGRDDFLRVGEDGSIHAYENRASSAGLNYAEFKVEHLNWAPGVWYGSRDKLRLADVNGDRKVDYMMVGSTGAVHAYFNNGGNGGGGFNEHLYFVNETGYPGDKVAFRDISGDGKADYVVVYDGGSVRAWLNRGGNI, encoded by the coding sequence ATGCAAGGTGAGGGATCGAATGGTCAGCCCGGTGCAAAGTATTATCAACTCAGGGAGTACCTGCGGAGGGCGCCCATAGTCCTGGTTCAAGAAGCTGGCTCTGGTCCTCCGAACAGTTTTGTAGAGGTCGACGGCACTCGGCGGGATCCCATAGACATGCAGACTCGAGATGGTGATACTTACAGATTTGCGCTATGGATGCCAGAAACAGAGAGGCGTCAGCGAGGGCCATACTCCTGTTACTGGCTCCAGACGGACACTGTGGGAGGGACGGGCCAGGGCGGGCGAGTCAATATTATGATTGTGACTCGCAATGCCCCGGATGAGGTTCGAGTAGTCCGCAACCCAGTCCAAGCCGGCCGCGCCGCGCTGGGTGTACGTTTTGGAAGTAGCTGGTACTTCTCCTTTCACGGATTGTCCAGTAATCGCAATGGCGGTGAGGGCGGCGGCGATTCTGCAGCGATGATCGAGGCGATCGATAATGCGGTAGATCGTTGGGGTACTCAGTCTGGGAGAATCTACGAATGGACCGTCGGCGGTGACTTCAATGTGAGCCCCACGACACTGAGGGCCCGCCTCGATAGGCGAGACAACGCCGACGCGGATGACGATCTGACGTATCCGGCTTATATTTACAACACAGCTGGACCCACGCAAGTGTCTGGCGGAAACCTGGACTATTTCGTTTCGAGTGAAAGGATCGTGGGGCACGACACCTACCTGTATCCCAGGATCCAATCCGACCACAACCCAATCCAGATTGGGAATGACCAGCTTCCTCCACCACCTCCCGCTATATTTCCCAGTCGCGTGTCAACGGCGGGTGACAGTATTCCCACGGGTCAGAACAGTAGCAATGGTGCAGGATATCGCAGCTGGGTCTACGACGGGACGAGCACCCTAAGCGGGATATACCGGAGAGACGTCGATATGGTTGGAACGGAGCGGAGCGGCGATATGCCCGATCCTGACCACGACGGGCATCCCGGTTGGCGGATCGACGAAGTCGCAAAGATATTGGACTGCTCCATTCCCGCACATCGCCCTAACCTGACGCTCTTGATGGCGGGTACCAATGACCTGAATCAGAATTGGGCCATCGAAGCCGCGCCCGAAAGGCTGGGGTCACTGGTCGATCAGATACTCGCAGACGCACCCGAGACGACCGTACTCGTATCCGAATTGGTTCCCTCCACTAAGGAGGGAATGCAGGAAAAGATCGATCGATTCAACGCGGAACTTCCCCAAGTGATTGAGCAGCGTCGAGCCGCCGGAAAGCATGTCATGCTGGTCAGTATGGGCGAGCTGACCGTGAACGATGTCGACGGCTCGCATCCGAACGATGCCGGCTACAAAAAGATGGGAGAAGAGTTTCTTACTGCCATCTACTACGTTGAAGATCAGGGATGGCTCAAGGAACCGGTTCAAGGCACCGGACAGAAATGCGATCCCGACACCGCGGCAGGCCCGGGATGGAATCCCCTCGGTGTCCTGACTACTGGCATGCCGACCCCGGAAGGAGACACCGACCTCGTCGAGCTCAATGGTGATGACCGAGCCGACTACGTGAAGGTGGGATTGAACGGGACGGTTCGGTATGCACTCAATATGCCCGGAGAGCCCGGCAGGCCGAACTGGGTCGAACTCAATCCGCATTACGACCCGCTGGGGACGGGAACCATGAAGTGGGCGGACATGAACGGCGACGGCAGGGATGACCGGCTGATCATCGATCACAGCAAGTATAGGATCGAATACCGCATAAATACGGGCGTAATCGACGGTGAAGTGAAATGGTCGACACTTGCGTATGTCCCCATGGGCCCATGGCTAGCCGACACGAGTATCAAAACAGCTTCGATGCGGTTTGCCGACATCGACGGTGACGGCCGCGATGACTTCTTGCGGGTAGGTGAAGATGGCTCTATTCACGCCTACGAAAATCGCGCATCATCGGCGGGGTTGAACTATGCGGAATTCAAAGTCGAGCACCTGAACTGGGCGCCTGGGGTTTGGTACGGATCTCGTGACAAACTGCGTCTGGCAGATGTCAATGGTGACCGCAAGGTCGACTACATGATGGTCGGTTCCACCGGGGCCGTCCATGCCTACTTTAATAACGGTGGGAATGGCGGAGGTGGTTTCAATGAGCACCTGTACTTCGTCAACGAAACCGGCTATCCAGGAGATAAGGTAGCTTTTCGGGACATCAGTGGCGACGGGAAGGCTGACTATGTCGTCGTCTATGACGGGGGGTCAGTTCGGGCGTGGCTCAATCGAGGAGGAAACATATAA